The Meleagris gallopavo isolate NT-WF06-2002-E0010 breed Aviagen turkey brand Nicholas breeding stock unplaced genomic scaffold, Turkey_5.1 ChrUn_random_7180001927471, whole genome shotgun sequence DNA segment ACGGAGaaaggcaggaaggcagcagcgAAGCCGGACTGTAAAACTGTCTCTAACAACGCGCAGAGACGACCGGAAGCAATAACAGGGCCAGCCGGAGACGCGGCGCAGCACCCGCCCTCCTCCCAAAAACCGGGGGAAAGACCGGAGAAGGCCCCGCCCACCCAACCCCGCCCGCCCCGGCGCAGTCCTCAACCAGGTCGGACCGTCGGCAATATAGAGGCGCGCTGTCGGCTGTTCCCGCCACAGGTGCTGTAGAAGGTCGGTGCGTGATCATGTCTGGCAGAGGCAAGGGCGGGAAGGGGCTCGGCAAGGGGGGGCGCCAAGCGCCACCGCAAGGTGCTGCGCGACAATATCCAAGGCATCACCAAGCCGGCCATCCGCCGCCTGGCGCGGCGCGGCGGCGTCAAGCGCATCTCGGGGCTCATCTACGAGGAGACGCGCGGCGTGCTTAAGGTCTTCCTGGAGAACGTCATCCGTGACGCCGTCACCTACACCGAGCACGCCAAGAGGAAGACGGTCACGGCCATGGACGTGGTCTACGCGCTCAAGCGCCAGGGACGCACCCTCTACGGCTTCGGCGGCTAAAGTTACCTGACGTTAGACTTCGCTTTTAAAACACCCAAAGGCTCTTTTCAGAGCCACCCACGCTGTCAATAGAAGAGTCTTTATCACTGTTCATAATGCAGTAGCAATGCTCTCACTTGAATTCGCGTATAAGCCTTTCTAACCTTAGGTATGGATA contains these protein-coding regions:
- the LOC104916664 gene encoding LOW QUALITY PROTEIN: histone H4-like (The sequence of the model RefSeq protein was modified relative to this genomic sequence to represent the inferred CDS: deleted 1 base in 1 codon), whose product is MSGRGKGGKGLGKGGAKRHRKVLRDNIQGITKPAIRRLARRGGVKRISGLIYEETRGVLKVFLENVIRDAVTYTEHAKRKTVTAMDVVYALKRQGRTLYGFGG